In Rhodamnia argentea isolate NSW1041297 chromosome 4, ASM2092103v1, whole genome shotgun sequence, the following proteins share a genomic window:
- the LOC115736211 gene encoding tetraspanin-8-like, with the protein MFRLSNNLIGILNIATFLLSVPVLGAGIWLANRADTDCEKFLEKPVIALGVFLMAVSIAGLVGACCRVSWLLWLYLLVMFLLILLLFAFTVFTFVVTNKGAGKAVSGKGYKEYKLGDYSDWLQKRVNGTKNWNKIKSCLIDSKVCNAYAEKYSKDTVVNDFYNEHLSALQSGCCKPPDSCNFTYVSPLVWTASSTTTYTDSDCNAWSNNSTVLCYNCQSCKAGLLDNLKGDWKKVAIVNVIILVVLIVVYSVGCSAFRNSREDNAFWKGRNP; encoded by the exons ATGTTCCGCCTGAGCAACAACCTGATCGGCATCCTCAACATCGCCACCTTCCTCCTCTCCGTCCCCGTCCTCGGGGCCGGCATATGGCTCGCCAACCGGGCCGACACCGACTGCGAGAAGTTCCTTGAGAAGCCCGTCATCGCCCTCGGGGTCTTCCTCATGGCCGTCTCCATCGCGGGCCTCGTCGGCGCCTGCTGTCGCGTCTCCTGGCTCCTCTGGCTCTACCTCCTCGTCATgttcctcctcatcctcctcctcttcgccTTCACCGTCTTCACCTTCGTCGTCACCAACAAGGGCGCCGGGAAGGCCGTGTCCGGTAAAGGGTACAAGGAGTACAAGCTCGGGGATTACTCCGACTGGCTGCAGAAGCGGGTGAACGGCACCAAGAACTGGAACAAAATCAAGAGCTGCTTGATCGACAGCAAGGTCTGCAACGCTTACGCCGAAAAGTATTCTAAAGATACTGTGGTGAACGACTTTTACAACGAGCACCTGTCGGCTCTTCaa TCTGGTTGTTGCAAGCCACCAGATTCTTGCAACTTCACCTACGTGAGCCCGCTCGTCTGGACGGCCAGTTCGACCACGACCTACACGGACTCGGACTGCAATGCGTGGAGCAACAACTCGACCGTGCTGTGCTACAACTGCCAGTCTTGCAAGGCCGGGCTGCTGGACAACCTCAAGGGCGACTGGAAGAAGGTCGCCATCGTCAACGTCATCATCCTCGTCGTCCTCATCGTCGTGTACTCAGTCGGGTGCTCCGCGTTCCGGAACAGCCGAGAGGACAACGCCTTCTGGAAGGGGCGGAACCCCTGA